The Zingiber officinale cultivar Zhangliang chromosome 10A, Zo_v1.1, whole genome shotgun sequence genome contains a region encoding:
- the LOC122026607 gene encoding ABC transporter G family member 9-like, whose amino-acid sequence MEFEDVAYKIKNTNKIEREILKGISGSVAPGEMLAMLGPSGSGKTTLLTILGGRIIHSRISGSVAYNGCPFSNAIKRNIGFVTQDDVLHPHLTVAETLMYTALLRLPSTLPRAAKVMRAEAVLARLGLTACRDGIVGSTLVRGVSGGERKRVSIAQEMLVDPSLLMLDEPTSGLDSTIAGRIVSTLWELTGGGKTVVMTIHQPSSRLFYMFHKILLLSDGNPIYFGKGSEAMAYFARIGHAPTLTMNPADFLLDLANGVSSDETTGERASTKQALVAAYKQHLHDQVREEISNLSKHSSEHDPGKMTSEWCTTWWDQFTVLLQRDLKERKHEAFSLRKIAQVLAVALLSGILWFQSEGHVQDQVGLLFFVAGFWVFYPVFEAIFTFPPERALLAKERSSGMYRLSSYFVARIAGDLPMELILPIVFITITYWMGGLKPLAANFCANLGVLLLGVLAAQGFGLALGALVMNLKAATTLGSVLMLSFLLAGGFYVQNIPPFIAWIKYISLLYYTFKLQIITQYSAEDTYQCTPTVRCPISEFPSIKMVGFGDRVWTAAALVIMLFAYRFVAYLGLMRVGVAR is encoded by the exons ATGGAGTTTGAAGATGTGGCGTACAAGATCAAGAATACGAACAAGATCGAGCGCGAAATTCTCAAGGGTATTTCCGGCTCGGTGGCTCCCGGCGAGATGCTGGCCATGCTTGGCCCCTCCGGCAGCGGCAAGACAACGCTCCTCACGATCCTCGGTGGCCGCATCATCCACAGCCGCATATCCGGCAGCGTCGCCTACAACGGCTGCCCGTTCTCCAACGCCATCAAGCGCAACATTGGCTTCGTGACGCAGGACGACGTGCTCCACCCGCACCTCACCGTCGCCGAGACGCTGATGTACACCGCGTTGCTCCGCCTCCCGAGCACGCTCCCGCGGGCGGCGAAGGTAATGCGGGCGGAAGCCGTGTTGGCGCGGCTCGGCCTCACGGCCTGCCGCGACGGAATCGTCGGCAGCACGCTGGTGCGGGGGGTGTCCGGCGGCGAGCGGAAGCGGGTGAGCATCGCGCAGGAGATGCTGGTGGACCCCAGCCTGCTGATGCTGGACGAGCCCACCTCAGGGCTCGACTCCACCATAGCCGGCAGGATCGTGTCGACGCTGTGGGAACTCACCGGCGGCGGGAAGACCGTGGTGATGACCATACACCAGCCGTCGAGCCGCCTCTTCTACATGTTCCACAAGATCTTGCTGCTGTCGGATGGCAACCCGATCTACTTCGGCAAAGGGTCCGAGGCAATGGCCTACTTTGCTCGAATAGGGCACGCACCAACTCTGACAATGAATCCTGCTGATTTCCTTCTAGATCTTGCTAATG GAGTATCCTCAGATGAAACAACAGGAGAAAGAGCATCTACTAAACAAGCTCTGGTGGCTGCTTATAAACAACACTTGCATGATCAGGTGCGCGAGGAGATTTCAAATCTAAGCAAACATTCCAGCGAACATGATCCTGGCAAGATGACAAGTGAATGGTGCACTACTTGGTGGGACCAATTCACAGTGCTACTGCAGAGGGATCTCAAGGAAAGGAAACACGAAGCCTTCTCCTTGAGAAAAATCGCACAAGTTTTAGCAGTGGCCCTGCTTTCAGGAATCCTATGGTTTCAATCCGAAGGACATGTTCAAGACCAg GTGGGTCTTCTTTTCTTTGTTGCTGGATTCTGGGTTTTCTATCCAGTTTTTGAAGCCATATTCACCTTCCCGCCAGAGCGAGCATTGCTAGCCAAGGAACGATCCTCCGGGATGTATCGCCTCTCATCCTACTTTGTCGCGAGAATAGCTGGGGATCTTCCGATGGAACTCATCCTACCGATCGTTTTCATCACAATCACGTACTGGATGGGCGGCCTGAAGCCATTGGCAGCTAACTTCTGTGCGAACCTTGGTGTTTTGCTCCTGGGTGTATTGGCAGCTCAAGGCTTCGGACTCGCACTCGGAGCACTCGTCATGAATCTGAAAGCTGCAACGACACTCGGATCAGTTCTCATGCTGTCTTTCTTGCTCGCCGGGGGATTCTACGTGCAGAACATTCCGCCTTTCATTGCGTGGATCAAGTACATCTCTCTCCTCTACTACACATTCAAGCTTCAGATAATAACTCAGTACTCTGCTGAAGATACATACCAGTGCACGCCCACTGTGAGATGCCCGATTTCGGAATTCCCGTCGATCAAGATGGTCGGTTTTGGTGATAGAGTCTGGACAGCGGCAGCGCTGGTCATCATGCTCTTTGCCTACCGATTTGTTGCTTATCTTGGCCTCATGAGGGTGGGTGTTGCACGGTAA